One stretch of Brevibacillus laterosporus DNA includes these proteins:
- a CDS encoding DUF4367 domain-containing protein has product MKRGAVSLVMLLVLSLFVTGCFGTKTPEDVVNELGGKMDKITGYKTNAVLTLQTGTTPQEYDVEVWFSKQNNYRVALTSKQRNITQIILRNDEGVFVLTPHLKKSFRFQSGWPENNGPLYLYETLVNSIVNDAERKLKMDDKEYVFEVKANYSGNRSFSKQKIWMSNDLRPKKAEIMDNNMNKLVEINFTEFNFNPEFPKDAFDKDKNMTSALPSVPTMGQTETGVKKPTGQFGVIQPTYVPEGIKLNNIEPVTHNEEKSVLLQFKGEYNYSLMESRPTAATVSYEQGMPVDLGFTIGVLYQTAEEKRILKWELDGVEFTLSGDLPEDEMLKVAQSTYGVGGK; this is encoded by the coding sequence ATGAAACGTGGAGCTGTAAGTTTAGTCATGCTGTTGGTGCTCTCGCTGTTCGTGACGGGATGCTTCGGGACAAAGACACCAGAGGATGTAGTGAATGAATTAGGAGGGAAGATGGACAAAATTACCGGTTATAAAACAAATGCAGTGTTGACCCTGCAAACCGGTACAACACCACAAGAATATGATGTAGAGGTCTGGTTTTCTAAACAAAACAATTATCGTGTAGCCCTCACGTCTAAACAGCGTAATATTACTCAAATCATTTTACGCAATGATGAAGGTGTTTTTGTTTTAACCCCACATCTCAAAAAAAGCTTCCGTTTCCAAAGTGGATGGCCAGAAAATAATGGCCCTCTCTATTTATATGAAACGTTGGTTAACAGCATAGTAAATGATGCGGAGCGTAAATTGAAAATGGATGATAAAGAGTATGTCTTTGAAGTAAAGGCTAACTACAGTGGTAATCGTTCATTTAGTAAGCAAAAGATTTGGATGAGCAATGATTTGAGACCCAAGAAAGCGGAGATTATGGATAATAACATGAATAAGTTGGTAGAGATTAACTTTACTGAATTCAACTTTAATCCTGAATTTCCGAAAGATGCTTTTGATAAAGACAAGAATATGACAAGTGCCCTCCCTTCTGTTCCCACTATGGGTCAAACAGAAACAGGTGTGAAAAAACCGACGGGCCAATTTGGTGTTATACAACCTACCTATGTACCAGAAGGAATTAAGCTAAACAACATTGAACCAGTGACTCATAATGAAGAGAAGAGCGTATTGTTACAGTTTAAAGGAGAGTACAACTATTCCTTGATGGAAAGTCGTCCAACTGCTGCTACCGTCTCCTATGAACAGGGAATGCCGGTTGATCTAGGTTTTACCATTGGTGTTCTGTATCAGACTGCTGAAGAAAAGCGTATCCTCAAATGGGAGTTGGATGGTGTCGAATTTACACTATCCGGAGACCTGCCGGAGGATGAGATGCTAAAAGTAGCACAATCTACTTATGGAGTAGGCGGAAAATAA
- the alr gene encoding alanine racemase has product MKPYARDTWIEVDLDAIAANVSALRQHIPAHSEIMAVVKADGYGHGSEYTAREALAHGATRLAVAALDEALVLRQAGITAPILVLGYTPVDAMRTAVEENIQLTVYHLQWLHEVADLLLGSSKYLEVHVKVDTGMGRIGVSDEAELLELIHTITMNESMRWVGVFTHFACADEEDTTHVKGQHALFQERLKAVETAGYKLPLIHCNNTAAAIVFPEWSYDLIRLGIGLYGLYPSDFIKQQHNLDLRPALSLKTRISHVKILPPHSTVSYGATYTTTDQEQIATVPIGYGDGFPRLLSNRGVALCHGKRVPIVGRVCMDQTILHIHAGDAQVGDEVVLYGKQENEEITLDEIADCLGTINYEVTCMLNYRIPRVYLRNGKIVGICHGIANKFLEEYRKMAGI; this is encoded by the coding sequence ATGAAGCCATATGCCCGCGATACATGGATAGAAGTTGATTTAGATGCGATTGCGGCTAATGTCTCTGCCCTACGCCAACATATCCCTGCCCACTCGGAAATTATGGCTGTAGTAAAAGCGGATGGATATGGTCACGGTTCAGAATATACGGCCAGAGAAGCACTTGCGCATGGAGCTACCAGACTAGCGGTGGCTGCTCTAGACGAGGCGCTTGTGCTGCGACAAGCAGGTATTACAGCACCAATCCTCGTTTTAGGTTATACCCCTGTAGACGCTATGCGAACCGCTGTAGAAGAGAACATTCAATTGACTGTTTATCATCTACAGTGGCTACACGAGGTTGCCGACCTATTGCTAGGTAGTTCTAAATATCTGGAGGTTCATGTAAAAGTAGACACAGGTATGGGGCGCATTGGGGTTAGTGATGAGGCAGAATTACTGGAACTGATTCATACAATAACGATGAACGAATCAATGCGCTGGGTTGGAGTATTCACGCACTTTGCTTGTGCGGACGAGGAAGACACTACACATGTAAAGGGACAGCATGCCCTTTTTCAAGAACGTCTGAAAGCTGTTGAGACAGCAGGCTATAAGCTTCCTCTCATTCACTGCAATAATACGGCTGCAGCTATTGTTTTTCCAGAATGGAGTTATGATTTGATCCGATTAGGCATAGGCTTATACGGATTGTATCCTTCCGATTTCATTAAACAACAGCATAACCTTGATTTAAGGCCAGCCCTCAGCTTAAAAACCCGGATATCCCATGTTAAAATTTTGCCCCCGCATTCCACAGTCAGCTATGGAGCCACCTATACAACCACCGATCAAGAACAGATAGCTACTGTACCAATCGGATATGGAGATGGATTTCCACGTTTATTGTCTAATCGAGGTGTCGCATTATGTCATGGGAAACGAGTACCCATTGTGGGAAGAGTGTGTATGGATCAAACCATTCTTCATATCCATGCGGGGGATGCTCAGGTTGGAGATGAAGTGGTCTTGTATGGTAAGCAGGAAAATGAAGAGATTACTCTCGATGAAATTGCCGATTGCTTAGGAACGATCAATTATGAAGTGACATGTATGCTCAATTATCGCATTCCTCGTGTTTATCTACGAAATGGGAAAATTGTCGGTATCTGTCATGGAATTGCCAATAAGTTCTTGGAAGAATATCGAAAAATGGCAGGAATTTAG
- a CDS encoding ribbon-helix-helix protein, CopG family, which translates to MAGGGFVLSKSNTKRIMISLPQHLLQEVDGVVQKERSNRSELIRQAMSLYLKERKKRFIRETMQRGYLEMAKINLNMASEAFEAEEEADLTLDRLVSGV; encoded by the coding sequence ATGGCTGGAGGTGGATTTGTCTTGTCTAAAAGCAATACAAAACGTATCATGATCAGTTTGCCGCAACATTTATTGCAAGAGGTAGACGGAGTCGTGCAAAAAGAGAGATCAAATCGAAGTGAATTGATTCGCCAAGCGATGAGTCTCTACCTCAAGGAGCGGAAAAAACGCTTTATACGAGAAACAATGCAACGTGGCTATTTGGAAATGGCTAAAATCAATCTCAATATGGCATCGGAGGCTTTTGAAGCAGAAGAGGAAGCCGATCTTACCTTAGACCGCTTAGTTAGCGGGGTGTAG
- a CDS encoding type II toxin-antitoxin system PemK/MazF family toxin, translating into MNVKRGDVFFADLSPVVGSEQGGVRPVLVIQNDIGNRFSPTVIVAAITAQIQKAKLPTHVEIDAKTYGFDRDSVILLEQIRTIDKQRLTDKITHLDDEMMERVNESLQISLGLIDF; encoded by the coding sequence GTGAATGTTAAACGTGGCGATGTATTCTTCGCGGACCTTTCCCCTGTGGTTGGCTCCGAGCAAGGTGGAGTCAGACCGGTATTAGTTATTCAAAACGATATTGGAAATCGATTTAGTCCGACGGTTATCGTCGCTGCGATCACTGCTCAGATTCAAAAGGCAAAGCTGCCTACACATGTGGAAATCGATGCAAAAACATATGGGTTTGATCGTGACTCTGTCATCTTATTAGAACAAATAAGAACCATTGATAAACAAAGGTTGACCGATAAAATCACTCATTTAGATGATGAGATGATGGAAAGAGTGAATGAATCACTTCAGATCAGCCTCGGATTAATAGATTTTTAA
- the sigB gene encoding RNA polymerase sigma factor SigB: MKEHRRDESLLLIQRFQEEQPTPELQQELVLHFRGLVESLVTKIHSGYELRDDLRQVGMIGLLAALSRYDPAYGGTFESFAIPTIIGEMKRFVRDKTWSIHVPRRFKEMSIRLQKAVDDLTLELQRSPQIEEIAIYIQASPEEVLEALEIGKNYRTISTDTQIEADQEGGTVTLLDLIGSLEDGYSQVEESMMLTKIYKVLTGREQEIITLTYFENLSQKEVGERLRISQMHVSRLQRRALQKLRESLRANLGELVNETLGGYHTK, translated from the coding sequence GTGAAGGAACATAGGAGGGATGAAAGTCTCCTTCTCATACAAAGGTTTCAGGAGGAGCAACCTACTCCAGAGCTACAGCAAGAGCTGGTCTTGCATTTTCGTGGATTGGTAGAAAGTCTAGTCACGAAAATTCACAGTGGGTACGAATTACGGGATGATCTTAGGCAGGTGGGCATGATCGGCTTGCTTGCAGCTCTAAGTAGATATGACCCTGCATATGGGGGAACTTTTGAAAGTTTTGCGATTCCTACTATCATTGGTGAAATGAAACGTTTTGTGAGGGATAAAACATGGAGCATACATGTACCACGGCGTTTTAAAGAGATGTCTATTCGTTTACAAAAAGCAGTGGATGATCTGACGCTAGAATTGCAAAGGTCTCCTCAGATAGAAGAAATCGCAATCTATATTCAAGCAAGTCCGGAAGAAGTTTTGGAAGCGCTTGAAATTGGAAAAAATTATCGAACCATATCTACCGATACACAAATTGAGGCCGATCAGGAAGGTGGTACCGTCACTTTATTGGATTTGATCGGTAGTCTTGAAGACGGGTACAGCCAGGTGGAAGAAAGCATGATGCTGACCAAAATCTACAAGGTTTTAACAGGTAGAGAGCAAGAAATCATTACGCTAACCTATTTCGAGAATTTGAGCCAAAAAGAAGTAGGAGAGAGACTGCGAATATCACAGATGCATGTGTCTCGACTACAACGTCGAGCTTTACAAAAACTACGGGAATCCCTGCGAGCCAATTTAGGTGAACTTGTAAACGAAACCTTGGGGGGCTATCATACTAAATAG
- a CDS encoding RNA-binding transcriptional accessory protein, translated as MDVKEMAATLARELGVGVQQVVQTITLLDEGNTVPFISRYRKEMTGQLDETQIRDIEERVRYLRNLFVRKEEVLRLIEEQEKLTEELAMAIQKATKLQEVEDLYRPYKQKRRTRATIAKEKGLEPLATYLLTLPQTGDLLTEASRYLDVEKGVETVEDALQGAMDIIAEQISDDAEYRKWIREKTFQKATMLTEQKEKEEDGKNVYEMYYSYSEPVKKVVPHRVLAINRGEKEGILKVSLEAPVEEITAFLQRKLLTQKTIAEDLLKQTIEDSYKRLIAPSIEREVRNELTEVAEERAIHIFAENLRNLLLQPPFKGKVVLGVDPAFRTGCKLAIVDDTGKKLYINVIYPTPPVNKVKEASETVKKIIAEYQVDVVAIGNGTASRETEQFVADVLKEVKRDVSYIIVNEAGASVYSASALAKEEFPELDVAERSAISIARRLQDPLAELVKIDPKSVGVGQYQHDVSQTRLAGSLEFVVSSAVNHVGVDVNTASASLLQYVSGVNKQVASNIVKLREENGKFKNRVQLKKVPRLGAKTYEQCIGFLRVMDGENPLDRTPIHPESYDVTYKLLNHLQIKPEEIGSEACKKQMMDMSLLQMASELETGEPTLQDIVDSLLRPGRDPRDELPKPLMSKDVLKLTDLSKGMKMQGTIRNVVDFGAFVDIGLKNDGLIHISQLKKGFVKHPLDVVGVGDIVDVWVMDIDEKRQRVGMTMISPEE; from the coding sequence ATGGATGTGAAAGAAATGGCTGCCACCCTTGCACGAGAATTAGGTGTAGGTGTTCAGCAAGTCGTACAGACAATAACATTACTAGATGAAGGAAATACCGTTCCATTTATTTCGCGCTATCGTAAAGAAATGACAGGTCAATTAGACGAAACACAAATACGGGATATTGAAGAGCGTGTACGTTACTTACGCAATTTGTTTGTCCGAAAAGAAGAGGTACTTCGGTTAATTGAAGAACAGGAAAAGCTGACGGAAGAATTAGCAATGGCTATCCAGAAGGCCACCAAACTTCAAGAGGTGGAGGATCTTTACCGTCCCTATAAACAAAAACGTCGTACCCGCGCCACGATCGCCAAAGAAAAGGGATTGGAACCTCTTGCTACCTACCTACTAACCTTGCCACAAACAGGTGATCTTTTAACAGAAGCTAGTCGTTATTTAGACGTCGAAAAAGGTGTTGAAACCGTAGAAGATGCTTTGCAAGGTGCAATGGATATTATCGCTGAACAAATATCCGATGATGCAGAGTACCGTAAATGGATTAGAGAAAAAACGTTCCAGAAAGCTACCATGCTTACAGAACAAAAGGAAAAAGAAGAAGACGGAAAAAATGTGTACGAAATGTATTATAGCTATTCAGAGCCTGTAAAAAAAGTGGTTCCCCATCGCGTTCTTGCCATTAATCGTGGGGAAAAGGAAGGTATCCTAAAGGTTTCATTGGAAGCCCCTGTGGAAGAGATTACTGCCTTTTTACAGCGAAAATTACTTACGCAGAAGACAATCGCTGAGGATTTGTTAAAGCAGACGATAGAGGATAGCTATAAGCGTTTGATTGCTCCTTCTATTGAGCGTGAGGTAAGAAATGAGTTGACGGAAGTAGCTGAGGAGAGAGCGATTCATATTTTTGCTGAGAATTTACGCAATCTATTGCTCCAGCCTCCGTTTAAAGGAAAAGTGGTATTAGGAGTTGACCCTGCCTTTCGAACAGGCTGTAAGCTAGCCATTGTTGATGATACCGGTAAAAAACTATACATAAATGTTATATATCCAACGCCACCGGTAAACAAAGTAAAAGAAGCTAGTGAAACAGTCAAAAAAATTATCGCAGAATATCAAGTGGATGTGGTAGCGATTGGTAATGGTACAGCCTCACGGGAAACAGAGCAGTTCGTTGCTGATGTATTAAAAGAAGTGAAGCGAGATGTCTCCTATATCATTGTGAATGAAGCAGGAGCTTCCGTGTATTCGGCATCAGCGTTGGCCAAAGAAGAATTCCCTGAGTTGGATGTAGCAGAGAGAAGTGCTATCTCCATCGCTCGCCGTCTACAAGATCCGTTGGCTGAATTGGTAAAAATCGATCCAAAATCAGTAGGTGTAGGGCAGTATCAGCATGATGTATCACAAACACGTTTAGCAGGAAGTCTTGAATTCGTCGTGTCGTCAGCGGTTAACCATGTTGGTGTCGATGTGAATACAGCTTCCGCTTCCTTGCTTCAATATGTATCGGGTGTAAACAAGCAAGTAGCATCAAATATTGTAAAGCTACGTGAAGAGAATGGAAAATTTAAAAACCGAGTACAATTAAAAAAGGTACCACGACTAGGTGCAAAAACCTATGAGCAATGCATCGGCTTCTTACGTGTTATGGATGGAGAGAATCCTCTTGATCGTACTCCTATTCATCCAGAATCATACGATGTTACGTATAAGCTGCTGAATCACTTGCAAATCAAGCCCGAGGAAATTGGCAGTGAAGCTTGTAAGAAGCAGATGATGGACATGTCCTTACTACAAATGGCATCAGAGCTTGAGACAGGCGAGCCAACGTTACAAGATATTGTAGACAGCTTGTTGCGTCCAGGACGTGATCCTCGTGATGAGTTACCTAAGCCACTCATGAGCAAAGATGTGTTGAAATTAACCGATCTTAGCAAAGGTATGAAAATGCAAGGAACCATTCGTAATGTAGTCGACTTTGGTGCTTTTGTTGATATCGGGCTGAAGAATGATGGACTTATTCATATTTCACAGCTAAAAAAAGGATTCGTAAAGCACCCTCTTGATGTTGTTGGTGTTGGGGATATCGTTGATGTCTGGGTTATGGATATTGATGAAAAACGTCAACGCGTTGGTATGACCATGATTTCACCAGAAGAATGA
- the cmpA gene encoding cortex morphogenetic protein CmpA, producing MPQWMRKQLQRAFFGKDVRQIRLLNSCWFLYLEKQSSRPEE from the coding sequence ATGCCACAATGGATGCGGAAACAGCTACAACGCGCCTTCTTTGGGAAGGATGTTAGACAAATTCGATTGCTAAACAGTTGTTGGTTCCTATATTTAGAAAAACAAAGTAGCCGCCCTGAAGAATAG
- a CDS encoding hydrolase/acyltransferase codes for MRYLLLQKNNGLFFVQMPSSHMYQLLALLKRLHKEHDKLTVVIRPELPDVLGECSDLELLSQELRIIDGLSYINELEASFSCLNETEYPLLSLLTEIRALQAQLEGLAEEE; via the coding sequence ATGCGCTATCTACTTTTGCAAAAGAATAACGGACTTTTTTTTGTACAAATGCCCTCATCACATATGTATCAGCTTTTAGCCCTACTTAAACGATTGCACAAAGAACATGACAAATTAACCGTAGTCATAAGACCAGAGTTACCAGACGTTCTAGGTGAATGTAGCGATCTGGAACTCCTTTCACAGGAACTAAGAATCATAGATGGTCTCTCCTACATTAATGAGTTGGAAGCCAGCTTTTCCTGTTTGAATGAAACAGAGTATCCACTTTTATCATTATTAACCGAAATTCGCGCCCTACAAGCACAGCTAGAAGGTTTGGCTGAAGAAGAGTAG
- a CDS encoding SprT family protein: MNDKELQKLVEEISVRDFVKPFRHKARFNSRLRTTGGRYLLRTHDLEFNPLHHLEHGQDELIGIIKHELCHYHLHLEGKGYRHRDQDFIQLLQRVGGSRYCSRVSKQKIVLPYRYQLICMDCEFSYKRKKNINPARYVCGRCRGKLRIEPLPQG; this comes from the coding sequence GTGAACGATAAGGAACTGCAAAAACTAGTAGAAGAGATATCTGTTCGTGATTTTGTCAAACCGTTTCGTCACAAAGCTCGCTTTAACTCACGTTTGCGTACGACTGGTGGTAGATATTTATTACGTACTCACGATCTGGAGTTTAATCCCCTTCATCATCTTGAACATGGTCAGGATGAATTGATTGGTATTATTAAGCATGAGTTATGCCATTATCACCTTCATTTGGAGGGAAAGGGCTATCGCCATCGTGATCAGGATTTCATACAATTATTACAACGGGTAGGCGGATCAAGATATTGCTCAAGAGTTAGCAAACAAAAAATAGTTCTACCATATCGCTATCAATTAATCTGCATGGACTGTGAATTTTCGTATAAAAGAAAGAAAAATATTAATCCAGCTCGCTATGTGTGTGGGAGGTGCCGGGGGAAATTGCGTATCGAGCCTTTACCGCAGGGATAG
- the tsaE gene encoding tRNA (adenosine(37)-N6)-threonylcarbamoyltransferase complex ATPase subunit type 1 TsaE — translation MTYEFEFTSQQATQEFAEKLAQLLMPGDFLALEGNLGAGKTTFTQGLARGLGVKRVVNSPTFTIIKEYAGRLPLYHMDVYRVADQVDDLGLDEYFYGDGVCVVEWASLIPDYVPEDRMTIQLLQQGENVRLCRLEAIGKRSEQVGKEIDQHVRAGN, via the coding sequence ATGACGTATGAGTTTGAGTTTACTAGTCAGCAAGCAACCCAAGAGTTTGCAGAAAAATTAGCTCAGCTGTTGATGCCAGGAGATTTCTTGGCGCTGGAAGGGAATTTAGGGGCTGGTAAAACCACGTTTACACAAGGACTAGCACGTGGGCTTGGAGTGAAACGTGTGGTTAATAGCCCAACCTTTACGATTATAAAAGAGTATGCTGGACGTTTACCGCTTTATCATATGGATGTGTATCGGGTTGCTGATCAGGTGGACGATTTAGGTCTTGATGAGTATTTTTATGGAGACGGTGTTTGTGTGGTGGAGTGGGCCTCTTTAATCCCTGATTATGTACCAGAGGATCGAATGACGATTCAATTGCTTCAACAAGGAGAGAATGTTCGCCTCTGCCGACTAGAGGCAATCGGAAAACGAAGTGAACAGGTAGGTAAGGAGATTGATCAACATGTGCGTGCTGGCAATTGA
- the tsaB gene encoding tRNA (adenosine(37)-N6)-threonylcarbamoyltransferase complex dimerization subunit type 1 TsaB, producing the protein MCVLAIDTSNLVLSVAVVDDSRVLGEWTSNLNKNHSVTLMDGISVLLDELNVDPEALTGIVVAKGPGSYTGVRIGVATAKSMAWSLGIPVIGISSLEAVGMNALPFTGGIVPLFDARRGQVYTGLYRSKDCRTLEVQLNERIVLLTDWLDLLLSETGDEPLLFLGEDLHKHRDIIIETLGDKAIFATPALNHPRAAHLAWKGLQQLQAGNGIHAHDLVPEYLQLAEAEAKWIAKQEK; encoded by the coding sequence ATGTGCGTGCTGGCAATTGATACATCCAACCTCGTACTTAGTGTCGCTGTGGTCGATGACTCACGAGTACTGGGAGAATGGACAAGTAACTTGAATAAGAATCACTCCGTCACACTGATGGATGGGATTTCCGTGTTATTGGATGAGCTGAATGTTGACCCGGAAGCATTGACGGGGATTGTCGTAGCTAAAGGACCTGGCTCTTACACAGGTGTCCGAATCGGAGTGGCCACTGCGAAAAGTATGGCCTGGTCGCTTGGGATTCCTGTTATTGGTATTTCGAGTTTGGAAGCGGTAGGGATGAATGCACTTCCTTTTACAGGTGGAATCGTTCCGTTATTTGATGCAAGGCGTGGTCAAGTATATACAGGGCTGTATCGAAGCAAAGACTGTCGGACGTTAGAAGTTCAGCTCAATGAACGAATTGTATTACTTACAGATTGGCTGGACTTGCTTCTTTCTGAAACAGGTGATGAGCCATTGCTATTTTTAGGAGAAGATTTGCATAAACACCGTGATATCATTATAGAAACGTTGGGGGACAAGGCGATTTTTGCAACTCCTGCCCTAAATCATCCGCGAGCGGCACATTTGGCGTGGAAGGGTCTTCAACAGCTTCAGGCAGGGAACGGCATTCATGCACATGACTTGGTACCTGAGTATCTACAGTTGGCTGAAGCAGAAGCCAAATGGATAGCGAAACAGGAAAAGTAG
- the rimI gene encoding ribosomal-protein-alanine N-acetyltransferase translates to MSETLQKQIEFRYMTLDDVERIAELERICFPTPWPLAAFINELTINPNAKYVVAMLDGQVIGYCGMWLIIDEAHITNICIHPDVRGQKVGLQLMKQMMAVAMVLGGEKMTLEVRPSNDVARNLYTKLGFEEQGRRKRYYSDNNEDAIIMWVNLREE, encoded by the coding sequence ATGAGTGAGACACTACAAAAACAGATTGAATTTCGTTACATGACATTAGATGATGTAGAAAGAATTGCTGAGCTTGAACGTATCTGTTTTCCAACACCGTGGCCATTAGCAGCTTTTATTAATGAATTAACCATTAATCCGAATGCTAAGTATGTAGTAGCTATGTTAGACGGACAGGTTATAGGATATTGTGGTATGTGGCTGATTATTGATGAGGCGCATATCACAAATATCTGCATTCATCCTGACGTACGTGGTCAGAAAGTAGGATTACAGCTTATGAAACAGATGATGGCAGTTGCCATGGTATTGGGCGGCGAAAAAATGACCTTGGAAGTGCGTCCGTCTAACGATGTAGCCCGTAACTTATACACAAAATTAGGTTTTGAAGAGCAAGGACGACGAAAACGATATTATTCCGATAATAACGAAGATGCCATTATTATGTGGGTGAATTTACGTGAAGAGTAA
- the tsaD gene encoding tRNA (adenosine(37)-N6)-threonylcarbamoyltransferase complex transferase subunit TsaD encodes MKSNQQSRYMKRVQQRYEQQIQSNRPVYILGIETSCDETSAAVIENGTTILSNVIASQADIHKRFGGVVPEVASRRHVENITVTIEEALELANKNWDDISAIAVTYGPGLVGALLVGVAAAKAISFAKGIPLIGVHHIAGHIYANRLVEEMQFPLISLVVSGGHTELIYMKEHGHFEILGETRDDAAGEAYDKVARSLDLPYPGGPHIDRLAHEGEPSITLPRAWLEKNSYDFSFSGLKSAVLNTLHNAKQRGEEIPAANLAASFQSSVVEVLVEKTIRAAREYQAKQILLAGGVAANKGLRAALSERCAKEGLSLTIPPLILCTDNAAMIAAAGFVSYQQGKFAHLDLNGVPGLELTNPF; translated from the coding sequence GTGAAGAGTAATCAACAATCTCGCTATATGAAGCGAGTACAACAACGTTATGAACAACAAATACAATCCAACCGACCAGTTTATATTTTAGGTATTGAGACGAGCTGTGATGAAACATCGGCAGCAGTGATTGAAAACGGCACTACGATCTTATCTAATGTGATTGCTTCCCAAGCAGATATCCACAAACGTTTTGGGGGGGTAGTACCCGAAGTAGCTTCTCGCAGACACGTGGAAAATATTACGGTGACCATTGAAGAAGCACTTGAGCTTGCTAATAAAAACTGGGACGACATCTCTGCTATCGCAGTTACATATGGCCCAGGGTTGGTCGGGGCCTTACTAGTGGGTGTAGCAGCTGCCAAAGCAATTTCCTTTGCAAAAGGTATCCCACTTATCGGTGTTCATCATATTGCGGGTCATATTTATGCGAATCGATTGGTGGAAGAAATGCAGTTTCCGCTGATCAGCTTAGTTGTTTCTGGTGGGCATACGGAGTTAATCTACATGAAGGAGCACGGACACTTTGAAATTCTAGGTGAAACGCGTGATGATGCGGCTGGAGAAGCATACGATAAGGTAGCACGTTCGTTGGATTTACCTTACCCAGGAGGACCGCATATTGATCGACTTGCTCATGAAGGTGAACCTAGCATTACCTTACCGAGAGCTTGGCTGGAGAAGAATTCTTATGATTTTAGCTTCAGTGGCTTAAAATCAGCCGTGTTAAACACCCTTCATAATGCAAAACAACGAGGAGAAGAGATCCCTGCAGCTAATCTAGCAGCAAGCTTTCAATCTTCTGTAGTTGAAGTGCTAGTGGAAAAAACCATTCGTGCCGCAAGAGAGTATCAGGCAAAACAAATATTATTAGCTGGTGGTGTAGCAGCAAATAAAGGTTTACGAGCGGCATTGAGTGAGCGGTGTGCGAAGGAAGGGCTGTCTTTAACTATCCCACCACTTATTCTTTGTACAGATAATGCGGCGATGATTGCGGCAGCGGGATTTGTCTCGTACCAACAAGGAAAATTTGCTCACCTCGATTTAAATGGTGTCCCTGGATTAGAGTTGACCAACCCTTTTTAG